The Janthinobacterium lividum genome has a window encoding:
- a CDS encoding C39 family peptidase, producing the protein MERAQGIEKIYPELWIADAKAVYEIGSFVKSGIGAVKAGMVNESRVTLSELQNFTKSGKYREIEGDLPINSNVYEAPPFANNGLSSELGAAKSPFVFDEAGQLARNGNRIVLNQGNTPTCAPTSCGMILDTLGHPVDLAALVGRANVGTNGMTADRVAVLLRSEGVDASFKTRMTIQDLADATAGGNPAIVAVRQGGGGHAIVVDGVTTRQGVQVVAIRDPWGSNFLKKLTFLIRDF; encoded by the coding sequence TTGGAACGGGCCCAGGGAATTGAGAAAATTTACCCGGAACTTTGGATCGCAGATGCGAAGGCGGTATATGAAATTGGATCTTTTGTCAAATCCGGCATAGGTGCAGTTAAAGCTGGTATGGTAAATGAAAGTCGAGTCACTTTGTCAGAGTTGCAGAATTTTACAAAAAGTGGAAAGTATCGAGAAATAGAAGGCGATTTACCTATTAATTCTAATGTCTATGAGGCTCCTCCCTTTGCTAATAATGGGTTAAGTAGCGAATTGGGAGCAGCAAAGTCTCCTTTTGTATTTGATGAGGCAGGGCAACTTGCACGAAATGGTAATCGTATAGTGCTCAATCAAGGTAATACGCCTACTTGTGCGCCGACGTCGTGCGGTATGATTCTTGATACACTTGGGCACCCGGTTGATTTGGCGGCACTAGTTGGACGTGCTAATGTCGGAACAAACGGGATGACAGCTGATCGAGTTGCTGTATTGCTTAGAAGTGAAGGTGTGGATGCAAGTTTCAAGACGCGAATGACAATCCAAGACCTTGCTGATGCGACGGCAGGTGGAAATCCTGCGATTGTTGCCGTTCGACAAGGAGGGGGAGGGCACGCAATTGTAGTTGATGGCGTGACTACTCGCCAAGGTGTTCAAGTCGTAGCAATTCGCGATCCTTGGGGGAGCAATTTTTTGAAAAAGTTGACGTTTTTAATAAGAGATTTTTGA